A stretch of the Malus domestica chromosome 08, GDT2T_hap1 genome encodes the following:
- the LOC103441349 gene encoding protein ACTIVITY OF BC1 COMPLEX KINASE 1, chloroplastic isoform X1, which yields MNLLCVNCVTAAPFPANQHLSSRAHTVPRRINAPSRAPASFDYRLRIRRGRKSLRFRVSNAAIETRRSLAASTGERQLSKPSAAMEQLDFERGVCVPFRKYSPETVRNTVLESRGAIVSLLSRGVEIVWSLGFYWSTLAYDYVIGRDEEVVSARARQLRNLLCDLGPSFIKAGQVLANRPDIIREDYMNELCILQDDVPPFPNQVAFDIIEEEMGRPLESVFSKISSQTIAAASLGQVYRATLRDSGEEVAIKVQRPQIEPIIYRDLFLFRTLASFLNGISLQKLGCNAELIVDEFGEKLLEELDYTLEARNIEDFLLNFEGDPTVKIPRVYKELCSSRVLVMEWIDGIRCTNPQAIKEAGIDVNGFLTVGVSAALRQLLEFGLFHGDPHPGNVFSMRDGRIAYVDFGNVAVLSQQNKQILIDAVVHAVNEDYVEMANDFTRLGFLAPGTDVSPIVPALESIWQNSVGKGLSDFNFRSVTGKFNQLVYNYPIRIPERFSLVIRSLLTQEGICFTLQPDFKFLEVAYPYVAKRLLTDPNPALRERLIQVLFKDGVFQWKRLENLIVLAKENVTKMSSNPAFQAVDTQGSKKLQVSTKLDLTDTIKDGARLFIFDEGIRRKLILALTEDSKLHIEELVDVYRLVEDQIDIPSVAVEVARDFPTVVRDLMLSWSESVLSDR from the exons ATGAATTTGCTCTGCGTAAACTGCGTAACCGCAGCTCCGTTTCCCGCCAATCAGCACCTGAGCTCGCGAGCTCACACTGTTCCGAGACGCATCAATGCACCGTCGCGTGCTCCGGCGTCGTTCGATTACAGGCTTCGGATACGAAGAGGCAGGAAATCCTTGCGATTCCGAGTTTCGAATGCCGCAATCGAAACGCGGAGGAGCTTGGCGGCTTCTACTGGCGAAAGGCAATTGAGCAAACCTAGCGCGGCCATGGAGCAGCTCGACTTCGAACGCGGTGTTTGCGTGCCGTTTCGGAAGTACAGTCCGGAAACT GTGAGGAATACGGTGTTGGAATCCAGAGGAGCAATTGTGTCATTACTTTCGAGGGGTGTGGAAATtgtgtggagtttgggattttACTGGTCTACCTTGGCGTATGACTACGTCATAGGAAGGGATGAAGAAGTTGTTTCAGCTCGTGCTCGGCAGCTTAGAAACCTCCTATGTGATTTGGGGCCTTCTTTCATTAAAGCCGGCCAG GTTCTTGCAAACAGACCTGATATTATCAGAGAAGATTATATGAATGAACTCTGCATTCTTCAAGATGACGTTCCTCCCTTCCCCAATCAG GTTGCCTTCGACATAATAGAAGAAGAAATGGGGAGACCCCTAGAATCTGTTTTCAGTAAAATTTCGTCTCAAACGATAGCAGCTGCCAGTTTAGGTCAAGTATACCGAGCTACATTACGAGACTCTGGCGAGGAAGTTGCTATTAAG GTTCAAAGGCCACAGATAGAACCTATAATTTATCGGGATCTTTTTCTGTTCCGAACTCTTGCTTCATTCTTAAATGGCATCAGTCTACAGAAACTGGGGTGCAATGCTGAGCTGATTGTTGATGAATTTGGTGAGAAGCTTTTGGAGGAGCTTGATTACACTTTG GAAGCCCGCAATATTGAAGATTTTCTTCTGAACTTTGAAGGTGATCCTACTGTCAAAATTCCTCGGGTTTACAAAGAGCTTTGTAGTTCACGTGTTCTAGTGATGGAGTGGATTGATGGTATTCGGTGCACTAACCCACAG GCTATTAAAGAAGCTGGTATTGATGTAAATGGGTTCTTAACGGTTGGAGTCAGTGCTGCATTGCGGCAATTGCTAGAATTTGGGTTGTTCCATGGAGATCCACATCCTGGAAATGTTTTTTCCATGCGTGATGGGCGTATTGCATATGTGGACTTTGGGAATGTTGCTGTGCTTAGTCAG caaaataaacaaattttaattGATGCTGTTGTCCATGCTGTAAACGAGGACTATGTTGAGATGGCAAATGATTTCACCAGACTTGGCTTCTTGGCTCCTGGGACCGATGTCTCTCCTATTGTTCCAGCTTTAGAATCAATATGGCAGAACTCtgt TGGAAAAGGACTGTCTGACTTTAATTTTCGAAGCGTTACTG GGAAGTTTAACCAATTAGTCTACAACTATCCCATCCGTATCCCAGAGAGGTTTTCCCTTGTCATCCGTTCTTTGTTGACTCAAGAGGGCATCTGTTTTACATTGCAGCCAGACTTCAAATTTCTTGAG GTTGCCTATCCATATGTGGCAAAGCGCCTACTGACAGATCCAAACCCAGCTCTACGTGAACGCCTCATACAG GTATTATTTAAAGATGGTGTTTTCCAATGGAAGCGGCTAGAAAACCTTATTGTTCTTGCCAAAGAAAATGTGACCAAGATGAGCAGCAATCCTGCATTTCAAGCTGTAGACAC GCAAGGGTCAAAAAAATTGCAAGTTAGTACGAAACTGGACCTCACTGACACCATCAAAGATGGAGCTCGCCTTTTCATTTTTGATGAAGGAATTCGTAGAAAGCTTATTCTTGCTTTGACGGAAGATTCAAAGCTTCACATTGAAGAG CTTGTGGATGTGTATAGACTCGTTGAAGATCAGATAGACATACCGTCAGTTGCAGTGGAAGTAGCACGAG ATTTCCCAACCGTTGTACGAGATCTGATGCTTTCGTGGAGCGAGTCGGTGTTATCTGATAGATAG
- the LOC103441349 gene encoding protein ACTIVITY OF BC1 COMPLEX KINASE 1, chloroplastic isoform X2 has product MKKLFQLVLGSLETSYVIWGLLSLKPARPDIIREDYMNELCILQDDVPPFPNQVAFDIIEEEMGRPLESVFSKISSQTIAAASLGQVYRATLRDSGEEVAIKVQRPQIEPIIYRDLFLFRTLASFLNGISLQKLGCNAELIVDEFGEKLLEELDYTLEARNIEDFLLNFEGDPTVKIPRVYKELCSSRVLVMEWIDGIRCTNPQAIKEAGIDVNGFLTVGVSAALRQLLEFGLFHGDPHPGNVFSMRDGRIAYVDFGNVAVLSQQNKQILIDAVVHAVNEDYVEMANDFTRLGFLAPGTDVSPIVPALESIWQNSVGKGLSDFNFRSVTGKFNQLVYNYPIRIPERFSLVIRSLLTQEGICFTLQPDFKFLEVAYPYVAKRLLTDPNPALRERLIQVLFKDGVFQWKRLENLIVLAKENVTKMSSNPAFQAVDTQGSKKLQVSTKLDLTDTIKDGARLFIFDEGIRRKLILALTEDSKLHIEELVDVYRLVEDQIDIPSVAVEVARDFPTVVRDLMLSWSESVLSDR; this is encoded by the exons ATGAAGAAGTTGTTTCAGCTCGTGCTCGGCAGCTTAGAAACCTCCTATGTGATTTGGGGCCTTCTTTCATTAAAGCCGGCCAG ACCTGATATTATCAGAGAAGATTATATGAATGAACTCTGCATTCTTCAAGATGACGTTCCTCCCTTCCCCAATCAG GTTGCCTTCGACATAATAGAAGAAGAAATGGGGAGACCCCTAGAATCTGTTTTCAGTAAAATTTCGTCTCAAACGATAGCAGCTGCCAGTTTAGGTCAAGTATACCGAGCTACATTACGAGACTCTGGCGAGGAAGTTGCTATTAAG GTTCAAAGGCCACAGATAGAACCTATAATTTATCGGGATCTTTTTCTGTTCCGAACTCTTGCTTCATTCTTAAATGGCATCAGTCTACAGAAACTGGGGTGCAATGCTGAGCTGATTGTTGATGAATTTGGTGAGAAGCTTTTGGAGGAGCTTGATTACACTTTG GAAGCCCGCAATATTGAAGATTTTCTTCTGAACTTTGAAGGTGATCCTACTGTCAAAATTCCTCGGGTTTACAAAGAGCTTTGTAGTTCACGTGTTCTAGTGATGGAGTGGATTGATGGTATTCGGTGCACTAACCCACAG GCTATTAAAGAAGCTGGTATTGATGTAAATGGGTTCTTAACGGTTGGAGTCAGTGCTGCATTGCGGCAATTGCTAGAATTTGGGTTGTTCCATGGAGATCCACATCCTGGAAATGTTTTTTCCATGCGTGATGGGCGTATTGCATATGTGGACTTTGGGAATGTTGCTGTGCTTAGTCAG caaaataaacaaattttaattGATGCTGTTGTCCATGCTGTAAACGAGGACTATGTTGAGATGGCAAATGATTTCACCAGACTTGGCTTCTTGGCTCCTGGGACCGATGTCTCTCCTATTGTTCCAGCTTTAGAATCAATATGGCAGAACTCtgt TGGAAAAGGACTGTCTGACTTTAATTTTCGAAGCGTTACTG GGAAGTTTAACCAATTAGTCTACAACTATCCCATCCGTATCCCAGAGAGGTTTTCCCTTGTCATCCGTTCTTTGTTGACTCAAGAGGGCATCTGTTTTACATTGCAGCCAGACTTCAAATTTCTTGAG GTTGCCTATCCATATGTGGCAAAGCGCCTACTGACAGATCCAAACCCAGCTCTACGTGAACGCCTCATACAG GTATTATTTAAAGATGGTGTTTTCCAATGGAAGCGGCTAGAAAACCTTATTGTTCTTGCCAAAGAAAATGTGACCAAGATGAGCAGCAATCCTGCATTTCAAGCTGTAGACAC GCAAGGGTCAAAAAAATTGCAAGTTAGTACGAAACTGGACCTCACTGACACCATCAAAGATGGAGCTCGCCTTTTCATTTTTGATGAAGGAATTCGTAGAAAGCTTATTCTTGCTTTGACGGAAGATTCAAAGCTTCACATTGAAGAG CTTGTGGATGTGTATAGACTCGTTGAAGATCAGATAGACATACCGTCAGTTGCAGTGGAAGTAGCACGAG ATTTCCCAACCGTTGTACGAGATCTGATGCTTTCGTGGAGCGAGTCGGTGTTATCTGATAGATAG